From the genome of Cedecea lapagei, one region includes:
- the nifJ gene encoding pyruvate:ferredoxin (flavodoxin) oxidoreductase — MITIDGNGAVASVAFRASEVIAIYPITPSSTMAEQADAWSGDGRKNVWGDTPRVVEMQSEAGAIGAVHGALQTGALSTSFTSSQGLLLMIPTLYKLAGQLTPFVLHVAARTVATHALSIFGDHSDVMAVRQTGCAMLCASSVQEAQDFALISHIATLKSRVPFIHFFDGFRTSHEINKIVPLADDTIRSLLPQKEIDEHRARALNPEHPVIRGTSANPDTYFQSREATNPWYNAVYAHVEQAMNDFAATTGRSYRPFEYYGHPEAERVIIVMGSAVGTCEEVVDELLTRGEKVGVLKVRLFRPFSAEHLLAVLPQTARQVAVLDRTKEPGALAEPLYLDVMTALAEAVSHGERETLPRVIGGRYGLSSKEFGPECVLAIFNELSEAKPRPRFTVGIYDDVTNLSLPLPENSLPNRAKLEALFYGLGSDGSVSATKNNIKIIGNSTPWFTQGYFVYDSKKAGGLTVSHLRVSEQPINSTYLIEKADFVGCHQLQFIDKYQMAERLKPGGIFLLNTPYAADEVWSRLPQEVQAVLNQRQARLYVINAAKIARECHLGARINTVMQMAFFHLTQILPGDTALAELQGAIAKSYSSKGTEIVERNWQALALARDSLAEVPLQTVNPESAMRPPVVSDAAPDFVKTVTAAMLAGLGDALPVSALPPDGTWPMGTTQWEKRNIAEEIPIWKPDICTQCNHCVAACPHSAIRAKVVQPEAMEGAPEALQSLDVKSRDMRGQKYVLQVAPEDCTGCNLCVEVCPAKDRQNPEIKAINMLSRLEHVEEEKENYDFFLALPEIDRSSLERIDIRTSQLLTPLFEYSGACSGCGETPYIKILTQLFGDRMLIANATGCSSIYGGNLPSTPYTTDANGRGPAWANSLFEDNAEFGLGFRLTVDQHRARVMRLLGQFADQLPAELNEQLHAEATPEVRREQVAELRKHLANVDDPDARQLVTDADALVEKSIWLIGGDGWAYDIGFGGLDHVLSLTENVNILVLDTQCYSNTGGQASKATPLGAVTKFGEHGKRKARKDLGVSMMMYGHVYVAQISLGAQLNQTMKAIQEAEAYPGPSLIIAYSPCEEHGYDLALSHDQMRQLTATGFWPLYRFDPRRADEGKLPLALDSRPPSDALADTLMKEQRFRRLNAQQPEVAEQLWKDAAADLQKRYDFLAQLAGKAEKVSE; from the coding sequence ATGATCACTATCGACGGCAACGGTGCAGTCGCCTCCGTGGCGTTTCGTGCCAGCGAAGTAATTGCCATCTATCCTATTACCCCCAGTTCGACGATGGCGGAACAGGCGGATGCCTGGTCCGGCGACGGCAGAAAAAACGTCTGGGGTGATACGCCTCGCGTCGTCGAGATGCAGTCGGAGGCTGGCGCAATTGGTGCTGTGCACGGGGCGCTACAAACCGGCGCGCTTTCCACGTCGTTTACCTCGTCGCAGGGTTTGCTGCTGATGATCCCGACGCTGTATAAGCTTGCAGGTCAGCTCACGCCTTTTGTTCTCCACGTCGCCGCACGTACTGTGGCAACCCATGCGCTTTCCATTTTTGGCGACCACTCGGACGTGATGGCCGTGCGTCAGACCGGCTGCGCCATGCTGTGCGCCAGCAGCGTACAAGAAGCACAAGATTTCGCGCTGATTTCGCACATCGCGACGCTGAAAAGCCGCGTGCCGTTTATTCACTTCTTCGACGGCTTCCGCACCTCGCACGAAATTAACAAAATCGTGCCGCTGGCAGACGATACAATTCGCAGCCTGCTGCCGCAAAAAGAGATCGACGAGCATCGCGCCCGCGCCCTGAACCCGGAACACCCGGTGATTCGCGGGACCTCGGCTAACCCGGATACCTATTTCCAGTCTCGCGAAGCCACCAACCCGTGGTACAACGCTGTTTATGCTCACGTCGAGCAGGCGATGAACGACTTTGCGGCCACCACGGGGCGCAGCTACCGGCCGTTTGAGTATTACGGCCATCCCGAAGCCGAACGCGTGATTATCGTGATGGGCTCCGCCGTCGGGACTTGTGAAGAGGTCGTTGATGAGCTTCTGACCCGCGGCGAGAAAGTCGGCGTGCTGAAAGTTCGCCTGTTCCGTCCCTTCTCCGCCGAACATCTGCTTGCCGTTCTGCCGCAAACCGCGCGCCAGGTTGCTGTACTTGACCGCACAAAAGAGCCGGGAGCCCTTGCCGAGCCGCTGTATCTCGACGTGATGACCGCGCTTGCCGAAGCCGTGAGCCACGGTGAGCGCGAAACGCTGCCGCGCGTCATCGGAGGCCGCTACGGGCTGTCGTCAAAAGAGTTTGGGCCGGAATGCGTGTTGGCCATCTTTAACGAGCTGAGCGAAGCCAAACCGCGCCCGCGCTTCACCGTGGGCATTTACGACGATGTGACCAACCTGTCACTGCCGTTACCGGAAAACTCCCTGCCAAACCGCGCCAAACTGGAAGCGCTGTTTTATGGTCTGGGCAGCGACGGCAGCGTTTCGGCCACCAAAAATAACATCAAGATCATCGGTAACTCCACGCCGTGGTTTACCCAGGGCTATTTCGTTTATGACTCCAAAAAGGCCGGCGGCCTGACGGTTTCTCACCTGCGCGTGAGCGAGCAGCCTATCAACTCAACCTATCTGATTGAGAAAGCCGATTTCGTCGGCTGCCACCAGCTGCAGTTTATTGACAAATACCAGATGGCCGAGCGCCTGAAGCCCGGCGGTATTTTCCTGCTGAACACGCCTTACGCCGCCGACGAAGTCTGGAGCCGCCTGCCGCAGGAAGTTCAGGCGGTGCTGAACCAGAGGCAGGCTCGTCTCTATGTTATCAACGCGGCGAAGATCGCCCGCGAATGCCATCTTGGCGCCCGCATCAACACGGTTATGCAGATGGCGTTCTTCCACCTGACGCAGATCCTGCCGGGCGATACGGCGCTGGCTGAGCTGCAGGGTGCGATTGCCAAAAGCTACAGCAGCAAAGGGACGGAAATCGTCGAGCGTAACTGGCAGGCGCTGGCGCTGGCCCGTGATTCCCTTGCCGAAGTACCGCTGCAGACGGTCAACCCGGAAAGTGCTATGCGCCCTCCGGTGGTGTCCGATGCCGCGCCGGATTTTGTCAAAACCGTTACCGCCGCGATGCTCGCCGGCCTGGGCGATGCCCTGCCGGTTTCCGCCCTGCCGCCCGACGGCACCTGGCCGATGGGCACAACGCAGTGGGAAAAACGCAACATTGCCGAAGAAATTCCTATCTGGAAGCCGGACATCTGTACCCAGTGCAACCACTGCGTTGCAGCTTGCCCACACTCGGCCATTCGCGCCAAAGTGGTTCAGCCTGAGGCAATGGAGGGCGCACCGGAAGCCCTGCAGTCTCTGGACGTGAAGTCCCGCGATATGCGCGGCCAGAAATATGTGCTGCAGGTGGCACCGGAAGACTGCACCGGCTGTAACCTGTGCGTGGAGGTTTGTCCGGCGAAAGATCGACAGAACCCGGAAATCAAAGCCATCAATATGCTGTCGCGCCTTGAGCATGTTGAAGAGGAGAAAGAGAACTATGACTTCTTCCTCGCGCTGCCGGAAATCGACCGTTCAAGCCTCGAACGAATCGACATTCGCACCTCGCAGCTGTTAACGCCGCTGTTTGAGTACTCCGGTGCCTGTTCCGGCTGCGGTGAAACGCCATACATTAAAATCCTGACCCAGCTGTTCGGCGACCGCATGCTTATCGCTAACGCCACCGGCTGTTCGTCAATCTACGGCGGTAACCTGCCCTCCACGCCGTACACCACCGATGCTAACGGTCGCGGGCCTGCGTGGGCGAACTCGCTGTTTGAGGATAACGCCGAGTTCGGGCTGGGCTTCCGCCTGACGGTGGATCAGCATCGCGCTCGCGTTATGCGTCTGCTGGGGCAGTTTGCCGATCAGCTCCCGGCGGAGCTTAATGAGCAGCTTCACGCCGAAGCCACGCCGGAGGTTCGCCGCGAACAGGTTGCCGAGCTGCGTAAACATCTGGCCAACGTAGACGATCCTGACGCGCGCCAGCTGGTTACCGACGCCGACGCGCTGGTAGAGAAATCAATCTGGCTGATTGGCGGCGACGGCTGGGCCTACGACATTGGCTTCGGCGGTTTGGATCACGTGCTGAGCCTGACGGAGAACGTCAATATTCTGGTGCTGGATACGCAGTGTTACTCCAACACCGGGGGGCAGGCCTCTAAAGCGACACCGCTGGGCGCCGTCACTAAATTTGGCGAACACGGCAAGCGCAAAGCGCGTAAAGACCTCGGCGTCAGCATGATGATGTACGGCCATGTGTATGTCGCGCAGATTTCGCTGGGGGCGCAGCTTAACCAGACGATGAAGGCGATTCAGGAGGCCGAAGCCTATCCTGGCCCGTCCCTGATCATCGCCTACAGCCCTTGCGAAGAGCACGGTTACGATCTGGCGCTGAGCCACGATCAGATGCG
- a CDS encoding cupin domain-containing protein, whose product MSTGSLTAFAEALPDVWRSRLLGQVGQANIKLIKMGGEGIPDESHSGFEELLVVIEGQMTLVVNGTTFSLEAGEYYLVPKEAVHRVLPGSHGTLLLIDAEPY is encoded by the coding sequence ATGTCTACAGGATCGTTAACCGCGTTTGCCGAAGCTTTACCGGATGTCTGGCGCTCACGGCTGCTTGGGCAGGTCGGGCAGGCGAATATCAAGCTGATTAAAATGGGCGGCGAGGGGATACCTGATGAGTCCCATAGCGGGTTTGAGGAGCTACTTGTGGTAATTGAGGGGCAAATGACGCTGGTGGTGAACGGGACCACCTTCTCGCTGGAGGCCGGGGAGTATTACCTGGTTCCTAAAGAGGCGGTGCATCGTGTGCTGCCCGGCAGCCACGGCACGCTGCTGCTCATCGACGCAGAGCCGTATTGA
- a CDS encoding putative hemolysin, translated as MRAAFLAGCAALLLSACSNEPPQQATAAHVPPGLRAAMSSQGEANCAMIGGTMSVARQLDGSAIGMCAMPNGKRCSENSLAAGTCGSY; from the coding sequence ATGCGCGCTGCGTTTTTAGCCGGTTGTGCCGCACTGTTATTATCAGCATGCAGTAATGAACCCCCTCAACAGGCCACTGCGGCCCACGTGCCACCCGGTCTCAGGGCGGCGATGTCAAGCCAGGGCGAAGCGAACTGTGCGATGATTGGCGGAACGATGAGCGTTGCGCGCCAGCTGGACGGCAGCGCGATTGGCATGTGTGCGATGCCAAACGGCAAACGTTGTAGCGAGAACTCGCTTGCCGCTGGCACCTGTGGCAGCTACTGA
- the hslJ gene encoding heat shock protein HslJ, whose translation MKKFASLMLASAVLAGCAQPAEKGSVTAQDLQHHRFVLESVDGKPLDVKNSQRAPELSFGENLHISGAMCNRFMGQGILEGDTLKAKGMGMTMMLCVEPQLNELDHRINEMMTAGAKVSLANQRLVLKSGQHTLTYKLADLVN comes from the coding sequence ATGAAAAAGTTTGCTTCACTGATGCTGGCGAGCGCTGTTCTGGCGGGCTGCGCCCAACCGGCGGAGAAAGGATCCGTGACCGCACAAGATTTGCAGCACCACCGCTTTGTGCTGGAGAGCGTTGACGGCAAGCCTCTGGACGTTAAAAACAGCCAGCGCGCACCTGAGCTGAGCTTCGGTGAGAACCTGCATATTTCCGGTGCGATGTGTAACCGCTTTATGGGTCAGGGAATCCTTGAGGGTGACACCCTAAAGGCGAAAGGCATGGGCATGACGATGATGCTTTGCGTTGAGCCGCAGCTTAACGAGCTGGATCACCGTATTAATGAAATGATGACCGCCGGCGCCAAAGTTTCCCTGGCAAACCAGCGGCTGGTGCTGAAAAGCGGCCAGCACACGCTGACGTACAAACTGGCCGATCTGGTTAACTGA
- a CDS encoding 2-hydroxyacid dehydrogenase, whose translation MKLAVYSTKQYDKKYLEQVNKEYGFDLEFFDFLLSEKTAKTANGCDGVCIFVNDEGSRPVLEELKKHGVKFIALRCAGFNNVDLDAAKELGLPVVRVPAYSPEAVAEHAIGMMMCLNRRIHRAYQRTRDANFSLEGLTGFTMHGKTAGVIGTGKIGIAALRILKGFGLRLLAFDPYPSAAALDLGVEYVDLETLFAQSDIISLHCPLTPENYHLLNQSAFDQMKDGVMVINTSRGGLIDSQAAIDALKHQKIGALGMDVYENERDLFFEDKSNDVIQDDVFRRLSACHNVLFTGHQAFLTAEALISISETTLENLRQLEKGEPCPNQLN comes from the coding sequence ATGAAACTTGCGGTTTATAGCACAAAACAGTACGACAAAAAGTATCTGGAGCAGGTTAACAAGGAGTATGGCTTTGATCTTGAATTTTTTGACTTCCTGCTGAGCGAGAAAACGGCCAAAACCGCCAACGGCTGTGACGGCGTCTGTATTTTCGTTAACGATGAGGGTAGTCGCCCGGTGCTTGAAGAGCTAAAAAAACATGGCGTTAAATTTATCGCGCTGCGCTGCGCTGGCTTTAATAACGTAGATTTAGACGCCGCAAAAGAGCTTGGCCTGCCTGTCGTTCGCGTTCCAGCCTACTCGCCGGAGGCCGTTGCTGAACACGCAATAGGGATGATGATGTGCCTTAATCGCCGTATTCATCGTGCCTACCAGCGTACCCGCGACGCTAACTTCTCTCTTGAAGGGTTAACGGGGTTTACCATGCACGGCAAAACCGCCGGCGTCATCGGCACCGGTAAAATCGGCATTGCTGCGCTGCGGATACTGAAAGGGTTTGGCCTGCGCCTGCTGGCCTTTGATCCGTACCCAAGCGCTGCGGCGCTGGATTTAGGCGTCGAGTATGTCGATCTCGAAACGCTGTTCGCGCAGTCCGACATTATTTCCCTCCACTGCCCGTTGACGCCTGAAAACTACCACCTGCTGAACCAAAGCGCCTTTGATCAAATGAAAGACGGCGTGATGGTGATCAACACCAGCCGCGGTGGACTGATTGATTCTCAGGCCGCGATTGATGCCCTGAAACATCAGAAAATCGGCGCACTGGGCATGGACGTCTATGAGAACGAACGCGATCTGTTCTTTGAAGATAAGTCTAATGACGTGATTCAGGACGACGTGTTCCGTCGCCTTTCCGCCTGCCATAACGTGCTGTTTACCGGCCACCAGGCATTTCTGACGGCGGAGGCGTTAATCAGCATTTCTGAGACCACGCTTGAGAACCTGCGTCAGCTGGAAAAAGGTGAACCCTGTCCGAACCAACTTAACTGA